TTTGAAGTTTCCCGAATACTTCCTTTTTGAAAATCCATTACATTTTGTCCCCACCACCTCCCACACAATAACACACTTTCTACTTCCTGAACAGAGGTAACTTTAACGTAACGTTTGTATCTCAGCCTACCTGTTTGTGAATACCAGGGAGACAGCAGCGGTGGTTTCCCATGGAAGGATGTGGCTTAAGAGACCCATGTGGATGTGCTCTTCTCCTGGAGGAAGCGTGACTAAGTGAGAGGCAGGCAGAGCTGGTCTTACCAACAGCACTACCACTCTCTTGCTCTGTGACCTGAGGCAATTCCCTTAATCTTTCTTAGCCTCCTGTTTtgtttctcctttataaaaaGGTGACACTCTCTGACTACTTCTTGTGAAGTCCACAAGagagaatgaatggaaaaattatttgaagagtGTAAGTGCGGGATAAATGAACATTAATGTTATTATTTCCTATGCCAGGTATGGTTAGGGTCCCTAACCAGAGGTTAGGGAACAGAGAGAGGCAAAATTGGTGCCTGCATTCCCCAGAAAATCACCTGATTCCCCATCTGGCTTGGTTGAGGTAAGTAGAGTTGGCTCAGATTTTATCTCTTCGTCTTATGTAGGCCAGGACtcatctgaattccttgaattctgtgtgtgtgtgagagagagagagaagtgggtGAGTAGAAGAACTTCTACATCTGAGTAGACCCCTCACCCACCATGCCTCTCCTCATGCCTAGGCATGGACATTTACTACTCTCTCAACATCTATATGCTCTGCATTTTCTAGCAATTATGTGAAGCCCTGCGACCAATTCTGGACAATGGGCAGGAAGTGGAAGTGATGGCCCTCACTTGTGGGCTGTAGCATCTGAGAACCAGCAAGCTGTCTGTATCTCTCTTTGCCTGTTCTGACTCCAGTACTGAAGAGCCGCCACCAGCCTGGGTATCCTGGTGGAGCCCCTGCCCATTCATGTGGGATCTGTAGCATGAGCCAGAAGTAAGTTTCGGTTGTTTCTTAGGTCATAGAGATTTGGGGTTGTTTGCCATAAAAGTAAAGCCAATCTTCTCCTGGCTAATATAAACTAGAGACTTGGAGAATCTTGGCCAGGAACCACAGTCCTGAGCAGACACAAGGAAGATATTTAGTGGCATTTGCTCTGGCTTGCAGAGCCCCTAATCCCTCTTCTCTGAAAATAAAGCATATTCTTAGAAAAAATACTAattcattacaaaaataaaaaacgtTAGtgagggtagattgaaatactagtggtcaatgagagggaggggtaaagggtatgcgatgtatgagtttttctttttaattctttttctggagtgatgtaaatgttttaaaaatgatcatggtgatgaatacacaaccacgtcatgaaactgtgagccactgattatacacaatgtatggactgtatgtgtgtgaagatgcctcaataaaatattaaaacataataaaatacatgaatagaGTATTGGTGAGCTGTGGGACTTCAAGTGGTCTCATGTACATGAATTGTGtacacatttataaaaatgtatcagACTGTACAGTTTAAATATGTATAGTTAATTGTATGTGAATTACATACCAATAAAGctgcttctaaaagaaaaaaaaaaaaaccgctaGTGGAGGGGTTGGAAATGAAGCGGGGAGAAAGTGTGAGCGGTGCCTGTCTAAAATAAAGGCCGGTTcctctctctccaaagtgttgGGGCTCTGTTGGCATCTGCGGGTTGGGGTGAAGGCCTGCGGGCCTCCCTCTGGAATTCAGCCGAAGGTGTCCTCCACTAGGCGGGAGTGAGAAATGACTACTTAAGGGGTGCAGGTAAGACTCCCCCCAGGCAGCAATGGGTGCCCACGATTCCCCGCTGGCTAAGCCCATTAAATCCCGGGGCCTTCGTACACCGGCGGGAAGGACCCGCGTGGACGCGGCTCCCACCGCTGACCGCCTGGAAGGCGCGTCCCTCCGAAGAGAAGGGATTCCCAGACCTGCAGTGCCGAGGCGCGGGGAGCGCTCCGGTCTGGTTCCCGGCGTCCGGCAGGCCCCAGCCCGTCACCCTGGCCACTTTCCGAAGGCGCCCGGAGGGCAGCGCGTTCTTCCCGCCCAGCTGGTGCGGGGCTTTGCCGAGGGAAGACAGGAGATAGGCAGCGGCGACACTCTGTTCTTGGACGCCAGGAAGGCCGGTCCCCGCCGTCGCCGCCGGCCTAGACTGGGACCGAGGGGCTGGAGGACCCACGGCCGCTGCGTCCTTACGACCGGCGAAGAGAGCGCCCCCGCGTCCCCCCTCCTCGCCGGCCCCGCCCACAGCCGGCTGGACCGACCGGGATTGGCAGCGCCGCTCTCTCCGCCCCGCCCCCATGCCGCCCCGCCCCCAAACCTGGCTGATTGGACACGTGACCTGAAGCGGGCTGGGCACTTGACCGGAAGCGCCCCACCTGCAGGCTGGTTGGGGCCTATCAGCTGGCCTGGTACAAAAGGCTCCGCCTTAAGGGATGAGCTGAGCCAATCAGATGGTCTCTGTCTTTTGACAGAGGTCGCTGTCCTTGAAAGGCCCTGGTGAGAGAtggggaaggtgggggtgggacCTCAGGCAGGGTGAGAGAGAGGAGCAAGATCGGAGCAGACCTGAAAAGAGAAAACCGGGACAAAGCAAAACCCTTGTTTCTGGAGTTTCCTGGCTGTATCCTCCCTGCCCTTGGGTTTCATCATTGTTTCCACAAACGTTTATAGAGTGTCCACTAATTGCGAAACAGAGTTCTGGTGCTGGCGAGTCAGCAGGGAACATAACACAGCTCCTGCCGTTTCAGTGGGAGACGGGCAGCAAACCATTAAACACGTGCAGTTATGTGGCATGTTCGAAGGTGGCAGGTGTTACGGGGGAAAGCAGGGCAAAAAGATGAAAGGTGGGGGTGGCTGCAGTTTTTAACacggtggtcagggaaggcctcactGAGGAAGTGGCATCGCCTGAGCAAGAACCTGAAAAAGGTGAAGGAGTTAGCAGGGTGGCTTTCCTGGGAAGAGCAGGGAGCTCCAGGGAGGCCGACATTGTGTGCAGGAAGGAGTCAGTCCTAGGAGCTGAGATCCGAGAGGTAGTGGGGAAGGCTGATCATTGTAGGGACTTTGGTTTGTAAGGACTGTGCTCTGAGGTAGGAGGGTCTTGAGCAGAGGGATGATATGAGCTCATTTTAAAAGGAGAACCCTGCTTACTACATGGTTAGGGTAGGCAGATTTTGCAAATAAAGTACAGGATGTCCACTTTGAGTTGCAGAGAATGAAATAATTTTGATATAAGTATATCCTATGCAGTATTTGTGACATATTTATACTgtaaaatttatttgttcatctgaaatacatatttatttaaccaAGGGTCCTGTATTTTGTCTGACAACCCTACACATAGAGAAAGATCGTGGGGCTTAAAAGTGAAAGCCCAGGAGACTGACTGGGAGATGTTGCATTTAACCAGTTGAGAGATGAAAATTGTTTAGATCAGGGAGATGGAAGGGAGGTGATGAGAAGTGTTGGATTCTGCATATATGAGATCCTCTGTATagtccctctctcctctctcgtCTTTTGTATAAGCTACTTTGATTCATTTTGTGACCAAAACCTCCCAACCAGAATCTGCGGAGAGAGGGTGATGGTGGTGACTGGGGCGGGTGATCGGAGAGGACGCGGGTGTGGGCCATCTGGCATGTGGGTAGGATGTGGGTTTTGCCAcaagtttcatttcattttagagGCCAATGAAAATAGGATTTGTTGTGCAAAGGTAGAAAAGAGCCAAAGATCGGTTGACAGCCCTGAAAGAGCTCCTTTGCTCCTGGCTCAGGGACATGATGATCAGTCCCCTGGAGTGGCAGGAAAAACTTTAGCCATGACACTTCCATCTTAGTATCTCTCCTGTTAGCTTGGTGCCCACAGGTGTCTCTTGACTGGAGGAAGAGTAGGAGAGTCTGTGGGGGGTGGAGCTATCGCTAGAAAGATGACTTGTAACTGGATCTTTGTATTCAGATCTTTTGTTCTGAGCGAATATGCTGAAAACTCTCAGAGGACAGGATCAACATCTCAAACTATTAGGAAGGGAGAGAGCTCCTGCAACACTGTACTAAATGCCAGTTGTGTTACAACAAGCCTGGTCCAGACATTTTCATGGGTGAAGAACTGGCACAGAAAAGAATAGCAGCCTCCACGGGGTCACTTTGCAGGACCTATCTGGTTTCCCATCATTATCACTTGTCTATCTCAACAAAATCATGTTAGTGCTAATGAACTGAGAGCCTGAGAGGAGAAGATAAGACAGCTGTATAGTTTTCCTTCCACCAAGTGTTTGGTCATGAGTGACTTACATAAATAAAATCTTACCAGCTGGtcctccttcctgcctgcctCCTGCCTCAGTCACTCAAAtgttcaacaaaaatatattcagCACCTTCTAAATGCTAGAGAAAAGTGAAGTTAAGATTTGAAGGAAAAGGAGGCATTAATCAGATCAAGGGTGAGAGGTGGGAATGATGGTCCACAAGGAGAGCTTGTGCAAATGTGAGCTTGTGCAAATGTCCTTTGGTAGGAGGGAGTGTGGATAATCCCATAGATACACTGGTGAACAAAAACTGGACTGTTAAGCTGAGCCTTGAAGGTAGATGAGTTAATCAGGTCAAGGATGAGTGATGGGGGAGGATGTTCCAAGAGAAAAGCTTGTGCAAATGTCCTGTGGTAGGAGGGAGTGTAGATAATACCAGGGGATGAAAGAAGGCCAGAAAGGAGATGTGCAGATGCAAGGAAGTTT
This portion of the Tamandua tetradactyla isolate mTamTet1 chromosome 15, mTamTet1.pri, whole genome shotgun sequence genome encodes:
- the LOC143656870 gene encoding uncharacterized protein LOC143656870 codes for the protein MGAGRRERRCQSRSVQPAVGGAGEEGGRGGALFAGRKDAAAVGPPAPRSQSRPAATAGTGLPGVQEQSVAAAYLLSSLGKAPHQLGGKNALPSGRLRKVARVTGWGLPDAGNQTGALPAPRHCRRRAHPHGSLKPHPSMGNHRCCLPGIHKQISVDFLEALLPELST